From Phaeocystidibacter marisrubri, the proteins below share one genomic window:
- a CDS encoding MBL fold metallo-hydrolase codes for MNVEQIYTNCLAEAAYYITSNGEAAVIDPLRESEPYLERLERDGVKLKYIFETHYHADFVSGHLDLAKKTGATIVYGPNANPVFEAHEAVDNEEFTIGDVRIRVLHTPGHTQESSTFLLIDENDEERAIFTGDTLFLGDVGRPDLAIKTDLTQEDLAGMLFDSLRNKIMTLPDSITVYPGHGAGSSCGKNLSSDTVDILGNQKRTNYALRESMTKEEFIKEVTEGLAPPPQYFPENAKMNKFGYDSVDEVMERGMKALTPAEVASEIEAGALVLDTRSADAFAASHIPNSMFIGIDGNFAMWVGALITNLKRRIVFLAPEGREEEVVRRLARVGYDHAVGYLKGGMEAWTAAGKEDASTKSISAVTFEERYAKGETNVVDVRKEGEYNRRHIEGAQLWPLDDILREMGTLDREKQMFVHCAGGYRSMIAMSMLEAEGYTNLTNVEGGFKAIEALNHVPLTDEVTCASTAQ; via the coding sequence ATGAACGTAGAACAGATATATACCAATTGTCTTGCTGAAGCGGCGTACTACATTACGTCCAATGGTGAAGCAGCTGTCATTGATCCACTGCGCGAATCTGAACCTTATCTCGAGCGTCTGGAGAGGGATGGTGTGAAATTGAAATACATTTTTGAGACCCACTACCATGCTGATTTCGTTTCAGGTCACTTAGATCTTGCTAAGAAAACCGGCGCAACCATTGTATATGGCCCTAATGCAAATCCTGTATTTGAAGCGCATGAAGCAGTGGATAATGAGGAGTTCACTATTGGCGACGTGAGAATTCGAGTACTTCACACTCCGGGACACACACAAGAATCTTCCACTTTTCTTCTCATTGATGAAAACGACGAGGAACGCGCCATTTTCACTGGAGACACCTTGTTCTTGGGGGATGTTGGTCGACCAGACCTCGCCATCAAAACCGATTTGACTCAAGAGGATCTTGCAGGAATGCTCTTCGATTCTCTTCGCAATAAGATCATGACACTTCCCGATAGCATTACGGTTTACCCTGGACATGGTGCGGGATCTAGCTGTGGAAAGAACTTGAGTTCTGATACGGTAGATATATTGGGAAATCAAAAGCGAACCAACTATGCCCTTCGCGAGAGTATGACCAAGGAAGAGTTCATCAAAGAAGTAACCGAAGGTCTTGCCCCTCCTCCACAGTATTTCCCAGAAAATGCCAAAATGAACAAGTTTGGCTACGATTCTGTGGATGAAGTAATGGAAAGAGGAATGAAAGCCCTTACCCCTGCAGAGGTAGCATCAGAAATCGAAGCTGGAGCCTTGGTGCTCGACACCCGTTCAGCGGATGCCTTTGCAGCTTCACACATCCCGAACTCGATGTTCATTGGCATTGATGGCAACTTCGCCATGTGGGTCGGAGCATTGATCACCAACCTCAAGCGCCGCATTGTCTTCTTGGCACCAGAAGGTCGCGAAGAAGAAGTGGTACGTCGACTTGCACGTGTGGGATACGACCATGCGGTGGGATACCTCAAAGGCGGGATGGAAGCTTGGACAGCGGCTGGCAAAGAAGATGCTAGCACAAAGTCTATTTCTGCCGTCACCTTTGAAGAGCGTTATGCAAAGGGTGAAACCAATGTTGTGGATGTTCGCAAAGAGGGAGAATACAACCGTCGACATATAGAAGGTGCACAATTGTGGCCATTAGACGACATTCTTCGTGAAATGGGAACTCTTGACAGAGAAAAACAAATGTTTGTACACTGTGCAGGTGGTTACCGATCTATGATTGCAATGAGCATGTTAGAAGCGGAAGGTTACACCAACCTGACCAATGTTGAAGGTGGATTCAAAGCAATTGAAGCGCTCAACCATGTTCCGTTGACAGATGAAGTTACGTGCGCAAGCACTGCACAATAG
- a CDS encoding NAD(P)H-hydrate dehydratase — MKLFSAEQIKRIDAATIEREPISSIQLMERAALACVDWIEDYYEKDVEFHIFCGMGNNGGDGLALARLLNNAGYNCRPFIVAHRSKGSAEFDHNLSRLDEVELNVHYINGLKEMPRVNENSIAIDAILGIGLDKPLRGIIRDVVKGIEEGYDHVISIDIPTGIPADFTTVNWNTAVRASHTLTFQFPKLSFLLPDMGDYTGDVHVLDIGLDELAMEEEHSTYFLTMDEEVESFRPMRKVFSHKGDYGHALIVGGHEGMMGAAVLATKAALRSGAGLVTAHVPSCGRDVLQISAPEAMVQTDHSERSVSNVPVSSRISAIGIGPGLGREHSVFKGLEKLLSEIELPVVLDADALHLIGTSQAWHLIPQNAILTPHKGEFERMLGREVESPLELLQEASAWAGDKKCIVVLKGAYTAVCDSDGNVYFNSTGHPAMASGGTGDVLTGIIAGLLAQGITPIRAARYGVWLHGCAGEEVAARRGEHSVVAGDLIDALF; from the coding sequence ATGAAGCTATTCTCAGCCGAGCAAATCAAGCGAATTGACGCCGCTACTATAGAAAGAGAGCCTATTTCTTCTATTCAATTGATGGAACGCGCAGCGCTTGCTTGCGTGGATTGGATTGAAGACTATTACGAAAAGGACGTTGAGTTTCACATTTTCTGTGGGATGGGAAACAACGGTGGCGATGGTCTCGCTTTAGCCCGACTTCTCAATAACGCTGGATACAACTGCAGGCCTTTTATTGTAGCTCACCGAAGCAAAGGTTCCGCTGAGTTCGATCACAATTTGAGTCGTTTGGATGAAGTGGAGTTAAATGTTCATTACATCAATGGACTCAAGGAAATGCCTCGAGTGAATGAGAATTCCATCGCCATTGATGCCATCTTAGGTATTGGGTTGGATAAACCCTTGCGCGGTATCATTCGAGATGTGGTTAAGGGAATTGAGGAAGGGTACGATCATGTCATAAGTATTGATATCCCCACTGGAATTCCGGCTGATTTTACGACCGTAAATTGGAATACCGCCGTTCGAGCATCTCACACCCTTACTTTCCAGTTTCCCAAATTGAGCTTCCTTTTACCAGACATGGGCGATTATACTGGAGATGTACATGTACTCGATATTGGCCTGGATGAACTGGCCATGGAAGAGGAGCATTCTACTTATTTCCTGACCATGGATGAGGAGGTAGAGAGCTTTCGTCCCATGCGTAAAGTCTTTTCGCATAAAGGCGATTACGGACATGCATTAATTGTTGGTGGACATGAAGGTATGATGGGCGCAGCCGTCCTTGCTACTAAGGCTGCACTCAGAAGTGGTGCGGGTTTGGTAACCGCACATGTTCCTTCATGCGGACGAGATGTACTTCAAATTTCTGCTCCTGAAGCCATGGTTCAGACCGATCATTCTGAGCGCTCTGTGAGCAATGTTCCCGTATCTTCCCGTATTTCTGCCATCGGAATAGGACCAGGTCTTGGAAGAGAGCATTCCGTTTTTAAGGGACTGGAAAAACTCCTATCTGAAATTGAACTTCCTGTGGTATTGGATGCCGATGCCCTCCATTTAATCGGAACTTCACAGGCCTGGCATCTCATTCCTCAAAACGCCATTTTAACACCACATAAGGGAGAGTTTGAACGAATGCTTGGTAGGGAAGTAGAGTCTCCTTTAGAGCTGCTTCAAGAGGCGAGTGCGTGGGCAGGAGACAAGAAGTGCATCGTTGTATTAAAAGGGGCGTACACGGCGGTTTGCGATTCGGACGGGAATGTGTATTTCAATTCAACCGGACATCCAGCCATGGCAAGTGGTGGTACAGGAGATGTACTTACTGGAATTATCGCGGGATTATTGGCGCAGGGAATTACTCCAATACGCGCTGCGCGTTATGGGGTTTGGTTGCACGGTTGTGCAGGAGAAGAAGTGGCAGCCAGGAGGGGAGAACATTCCGTAGTTGCTGGTGATCTGATCGACGCATTGTTCTAA